A single genomic interval of Romboutsia ilealis harbors:
- a CDS encoding ABC-F family ATP-binding cassette domain-containing protein produces the protein MLQVTNVGLRFGDKELFKDVNLKFTKGNCYGIIGANGAGKSTFLKILAGDIEANTGSVSITEKERMSVLRQDHFKYEEDTVLNVVIMGHERLYQIMQEKDALYMKPDFSEEDGIKAAELEGEFAELDGWDAETNAERLLMGLGITKDLHYKQMKELTGGEKVKVLLAQALFGKPEILIMDEPTNHLDFQSINWLNNFIMDLEDSIVIVVSHDRHFLNQICTNIVDVDFGKIQMYVGNYDFWYESSQLALQLAKDQNKKAEEKIAQLKEFIARFSSNASKAKQATSRKKQLEKIQVEEIQPSRRRYPYVGFTPEREIGNEVLEVEGLTKTVDGVKVLDNVSFRLDREDKVAFMGDEIAITTLFNILMGEDTADSGTFKWGVTTSQSYLPKNHNQYFDGVEYSLVDWLRQYSEEKSESFIRGFLGRMLFSGEEALKQAQVLSGGEKVRCMLSKLMLSNANVLVLDDPTNHLDLESITSVNKGLEKFPGVLLFNSHDQEMIQTLANRIIEITPGGIMDRKTTLEEYLENKDIQAQLKKMYELQNA, from the coding sequence ATGCTACAAGTTACTAATGTTGGACTTAGATTTGGTGATAAAGAGTTATTCAAAGATGTTAACTTAAAATTCACTAAAGGTAATTGTTACGGGATAATAGGTGCTAATGGTGCAGGAAAATCAACTTTCCTAAAGATATTAGCTGGTGATATAGAAGCAAACACAGGAAGTGTATCTATAACAGAAAAAGAGAGAATGTCAGTTTTAAGACAGGACCACTTCAAATATGAAGAAGATACGGTTTTAAATGTTGTTATAATGGGACATGAAAGACTATATCAAATAATGCAAGAAAAAGATGCATTATACATGAAGCCAGATTTCTCTGAAGAAGATGGTATAAAAGCTGCTGAACTTGAAGGAGAGTTTGCTGAACTTGATGGATGGGATGCAGAAACTAATGCAGAAAGATTATTAATGGGTCTTGGTATAACTAAAGACTTACACTACAAGCAAATGAAAGAATTAACAGGTGGAGAAAAGGTTAAAGTATTACTTGCTCAAGCATTATTTGGTAAACCTGAAATACTAATAATGGACGAACCTACAAACCACTTAGACTTCCAATCAATAAACTGGTTAAATAATTTCATAATGGATTTAGAAGATTCTATCGTAATAGTTGTATCACACGACAGACACTTCTTAAACCAAATATGTACAAATATAGTTGACGTTGACTTTGGTAAGATACAAATGTACGTTGGTAACTACGATTTCTGGTATGAGTCAAGCCAATTAGCATTACAACTTGCTAAAGATCAAAACAAAAAAGCTGAAGAAAAAATAGCTCAATTAAAAGAGTTCATCGCAAGATTCAGTTCAAATGCGTCAAAAGCAAAGCAAGCAACATCTAGAAAGAAACAATTAGAAAAAATACAAGTTGAAGAAATACAACCATCTAGAAGAAGATATCCATATGTTGGATTCACTCCTGAAAGAGAAATAGGAAATGAAGTTTTAGAGGTTGAAGGATTAACTAAAACTGTAGATGGTGTTAAAGTTTTAGATAATGTATCATTTAGATTAGATAGAGAAGATAAAGTAGCATTTATGGGAGATGAAATAGCTATAACTACTTTATTCAATATATTAATGGGAGAAGATACTGCTGATAGCGGTACATTTAAGTGGGGAGTTACAACTTCTCAAAGTTATCTTCCTAAAAACCACAACCAATACTTCGATGGTGTAGAATACTCATTAGTTGATTGGTTAAGACAATACTCTGAAGAAAAGAGTGAAAGTTTCATAAGAGGATTCTTAGGAAGAATGTTATTCTCTGGTGAAGAAGCTTTAAAACAAGCTCAAGTTTTATCTGGAGGAGAAAAAGTTAGATGTATGTTATCAAAACTTATGTTATCAAATGCTAACGTTTTAGTTTTAGATGACCCAACTAACCACTTAGACCTAGAATCTATAACTTCTGTAAACAAAGGTTTAGAGAAATTCCCAGGAGTATTATTATTCAACTCTCATGACCAAGAGATGATACAAACTCTTGCAAACAGAATAATAGAGATAACTCCAGGTGGAATAATGGACAGAAAGACTACTTTAGAAGAGTATCTTGAAAATAAAGATATACAAGCTCAATTAAAGAAAATGTATGAGCTTCAAAATGCATAA
- a CDS encoding FtsZ/tubulin family protein, with translation MEEVKNTKLIGIGNEGIKKLEEVESKIVEKIDTEKININKDVDKDYVRALLDGVDILLLTYSSEDKQSLQIVNAIGYMADERRVLCIGLDLSDKENKNEIKINREIKINNDNTDSLLNIIDMIIDSISDECTISIDLTDIKEGLASDMGIKYSYGEFDKNDTVEEIANKLEENSIKTSDELTGKKLMILVEMGSIYDILYLNELLNAIQDKSDDSYEAIFSLYLKEDLGEKIKVSLIYN, from the coding sequence ATGGAAGAGGTAAAAAACACAAAATTAATAGGTATAGGAAATGAAGGTATAAAAAAACTAGAAGAAGTTGAAAGTAAAATAGTAGAAAAAATAGATACAGAAAAAATAAATATAAACAAAGATGTAGATAAAGACTATGTAAGAGCATTACTTGATGGAGTTGATATATTACTTTTAACTTACAGTAGTGAAGATAAGCAATCTCTTCAAATAGTTAATGCAATAGGATATATGGCTGATGAAAGACGAGTATTATGTATAGGTCTTGATTTAAGTGATAAAGAAAATAAAAATGAGATAAAAATAAATAGAGAAATAAAGATAAACAATGATAACACAGATTCTTTATTAAATATAATAGATATGATAATAGACTCTATATCTGATGAATGTACTATAAGTATAGATTTAACAGATATAAAAGAAGGACTAGCTAGTGATATGGGGATAAAATACTCATATGGTGAATTTGATAAGAATGATACAGTAGAAGAAATAGCAAATAAACTTGAAGAAAATTCTATAAAAACTAGTGATGAATTAACTGGGAAAAAGTTAATGATATTAGTTGAAATGGGCTCAATATATGATATTTTATATCTAAATGAATTATTAAATGCTATACAAGATAAGAGTGATGACTCATACGAAGCAATATTCTCTTTATATTTAAAAGAAGACTTAGGAGAAAAAATAAAAGTTTCATTAATATATAACTAA
- a CDS encoding QueT transporter family protein: MTSKTKKITRIGVVAALYATITLVLGSISYGPIQFRISEVMTLLPLFGKEYILSLTIGCFLANVIGPYGVPDIILGTLATLISVYLVYLTGKHMKDKKGYLIIASLWPTIVNAIIIGGVMLHGLFKLPLILSILQVGFGQFVVITIIGVPLFRFLNNKYSKLLKDILA; encoded by the coding sequence ATGACATCAAAAACAAAAAAAATAACTAGAATAGGTGTAGTTGCAGCCTTATATGCAACAATAACATTAGTCCTTGGGTCTATAAGCTATGGACCAATACAATTTAGAATATCAGAGGTAATGACTCTACTTCCGTTATTTGGAAAAGAATATATACTATCACTTACAATAGGTTGTTTTCTAGCAAATGTAATAGGTCCTTATGGAGTACCTGATATTATACTTGGAACATTAGCTACACTTATAAGTGTATATTTAGTATATTTAACAGGAAAACATATGAAAGATAAAAAAGGATACTTAATAATAGCATCATTGTGGCCAACTATAGTAAATGCTATAATAATAGGTGGAGTAATGTTACATGGATTATTTAAATTGCCATTAATTCTTTCTATTTTACAGGTAGGATTTGGACAATTTGTGGTAATAACTATAATAGGTGTTCCTTTATTTAGATTTTTAAATAATAAATATTCAAAATTATTAAAGGATATATTAGCTTAA
- a CDS encoding DUF362 domain-containing protein encodes MIRNRKVKDPIVAITKGMSEGRSLEKALDLLPMDKIIKKGDKVIITPNWVKDKAPKDGVVVGPKTLKKLIQYIKTKEPSKIVIATGSGGAKTPDVMKSVGYDKIIEEENLEFVDMNYGPFIDLELNHEIIKSTPINEVIKDADVIISFTQLKYHEEATVTAAIKNIAMGYPPASIHGYPKKQTGIHEDLHGFIRCFAKKVPIDLSIISLDKAMIGTGPSDGMAVDTPGLVIASTDPVAADSIGARLLGFLPQAVCYLYGLYKDGLGEARPENMTILGLDLIEAEKIFSKCAYGKKDARLDKDKLKDIHGN; translated from the coding sequence ATGATAAGAAATCGTAAAGTAAAAGATCCAATAGTAGCTATAACAAAAGGCATGAGTGAAGGTAGATCCTTAGAAAAAGCTCTAGATTTACTTCCTATGGATAAGATTATAAAAAAGGGAGATAAAGTAATAATAACTCCTAATTGGGTAAAAGATAAAGCACCTAAAGATGGTGTAGTTGTAGGTCCTAAAACTTTGAAAAAGCTTATACAATACATAAAAACAAAAGAACCATCAAAAATAGTTATAGCAACTGGGTCAGGAGGAGCTAAAACTCCTGATGTTATGAAAAGTGTTGGATATGACAAAATAATAGAAGAAGAAAATTTAGAATTTGTAGATATGAATTATGGACCATTTATAGATTTAGAACTAAATCATGAAATAATAAAATCTACTCCTATAAATGAAGTTATAAAGGATGCTGATGTTATAATTTCATTTACTCAATTAAAATACCATGAAGAAGCTACAGTAACTGCAGCCATTAAAAATATAGCTATGGGTTACCCTCCTGCAAGTATTCATGGATACCCTAAAAAGCAAACTGGAATTCATGAAGACTTACATGGTTTTATAAGATGCTTTGCAAAAAAAGTTCCAATAGACTTATCAATTATTAGCTTAGACAAGGCAATGATAGGAACTGGACCTAGTGATGGTATGGCAGTTGATACACCTGGCCTTGTAATAGCATCAACAGACCCAGTAGCAGCAGATAGTATAGGAGCAAGATTACTTGGATTTTTACCGCAAGCAGTTTGTTATTTATATGGATTATATAAAGATGGATTAGGAGAAGCTAGACCTGAGAATATGACAATACTAGGACTTGATTTAATCGAAGCTGAAAAAATATTTAGCAAATGTGCATATGGTAAAAAGGATGCTCGATTAGATAAAGATAAGCTTAAAGATATTCATGGTAATTAA
- a CDS encoding OadG-related small transporter subunit, producing MIEGLKLMAIGMCGVFLVTGIIYFAIKILNNFDK from the coding sequence ATGATTGAGGGATTAAAATTAATGGCTATCGGAATGTGTGGTGTATTTTTAGTTACGGGTATAATTTATTTTGCTATAAAGATATTAAATAATTTTGATAAATAA